A region of the Culex quinquefasciatus strain JHB chromosome 1, VPISU_Cqui_1.0_pri_paternal, whole genome shotgun sequence genome:
GGTAGACGACGATCATCGCTGTCGTGCCGGCAGGGATGGTGTAGTCCTGAACTACGCAGTCTTCGACGAGCTTGCGCGCGATCAACGGAACGCTCGGGTAGAGGCGGAGTCCTTCCTTGATGCAGCACTCGAGGTACTTCATGTCGTTGAGTTCCTTCATGGTGGGGAAGCGGTCGCGATCGCCGCCCATGATCTGGTCGATCTCCTCGACGATTCGGTCCTGGATGGCGGGTTCGGCACCGAGGAGCAGCAAGATCCAGGAGATCGCGGCTGAGGTGGTGTCGTGACCTTCGAACATGAAGGTATCGACCTCCTCGCGGATGTCCTCGTGGGATAGGACGGTTCCATCCTGGGACGCCTCGATCAGCAGGTCCAGGAACGCCAGTCGCTTCTTCCGACCAAACTCTTCCGCGTTGTTGTTGCCGTCCGCGGCCGGGGCCTGCTCGACGGAGTTGTTGTTGGACAGTTTCTGCTTGCGGATCTCCTCCTTGCGCTCGTGGATCACCCGGTTGGAGAACTCGTGCAGGATCGACAGGCAGCGCTGGTGATCGCGGTAGTCCTTGGTGCGCTTGAAGATAAAGTCCGGCTGCAGCCAGATCTTCTGCTGGCGGTTCTGGACGATTCCACCGATTCTGAAATGAAAACAAGAAGACCGTCACAGTCCAAACCTCCTTAAATCCCATCAAAACCCTTACTGATACACGGCCTTGACGTACTCCGAGTCCGAGTTCATCTGGGCGTTGACCAGCCGTCCCATGGCAGTTTCTGAAAACGGACAAACCCATCAATCATCAACCAACCTACCAACTCAACtaaaggagccattacactaccgcaaacaaacaaacaaactcgctaacaaggcaaaatgtatgaaggctgacgtttgtataaacaaatccaggcaaactgtcaaaaagtgcgagtttgtttgtttgtttgccatagtgtaATGGCTACTTAAGTCGCGTAACCTTACCGCAGACAATATCCAGCGCGCACAGCGTCACGTACGGGAAGCAGTTGAAGCCCTCGCGGTTGCCGAGTTCCCGTTCGAGGCGTTGTACCAGTACGGCGCTCTGCTCCTGGAAGATGTCAACAAAGTCGTCCAGAATTTTGAAGTGGAAGGCCGGGGTGAGGATCTTGCGGCGGGGGTGCCACTTGCGACCCTGGCTGGTGAGCAGGCCGGTGCCGAGCCAGGGCTTGAGGAACTCGTAGTCGTGGCTCTTCTCGATGTGCTTCGGGCTGCTGAGAATGGGCTGGAAAAAGGGTGAAAAATAGATTTGATttgttggaaaaaattgaattgtatttttaaacttatttaaataaatcGTCCGGTTCccaatgttttattatttttctttggtCTTGATCTTAAGCAATTATTTTTGtcttctttaaatttattgCCTTTTTGtgttattcttttatttttaagattagTTCATTTAGGCCATTCAATTCATAAACcttaaaatgttgtttatttttgttttatgttttattgttttttcaaaaaaaccttttgattttttatttgttttttgatgACAATCAGCTAAATATGGATGTCGATTATAGGTCAAAAAACCTTaggtcaaaagtggacaaaagaaaaaaaaaagtgagacAAAATTCTGTAatgtttttgtgaatttcctaaCATAGAAtacatgcatttaaaaatgtccAGAAACAGTAAtacttctgaaatatttttgtaaaaataattttcttgcagaaaaataaattaattttgttttttcttcattaacggtgcacatcaaccagagcttttgcacccagattttcgttacagacattttagtatcttcaaaactacgggtactatcgaaatatttttttattcatcccctaaagtactgtccacaaagtaattagattaatttgattaattttacaatcccgatATTGCAGGAtcgggtccgtaagtttgacaattttggaataagaagacaacaacttcctttgttgctgtgcacccttaatttaaacatttaaattatttttagatttttttcattctattttttttgtaataatattcagggtggccactcaaatcGGGAAAGTATGGAAAAAGCCGAAAATTCGATATCGATTTTTAtagtcaaaaagtcgggaaaagtctcaagcatacttgtttgaaaatttattctaactcttgaataattttgtatcaTTTTCAACATTAATTCTCTCAATTATACTTTAgttacttactttaaatttaaggttcttatCACTATTTCAATCTATTTGAGAATGCAAAGTCTATTTAAGGcattaaaaatcataataaattgTTAATGCACTtcacacagattttcataatattttttttaatgaatctaaagatttttattaatttttgtttatcaaacaagaggTAACATCTTacttaaaacaacaacaatgtttatgaaaaactaatttaaaaaaaaaaccaattttaaCGTTTATGGCCAGCGTAAAATTTTGattctgttttattttgtcacattgattgaatacttgaaaaaaaaacttaagtttgccatttttttttttggcgtgaatatttcatgattttcagTTAACGGAAAACTTatatatcgaataaaatccagtcgttgtttgttttgaatggaaaaaatggaaaaaaattttttatgttttagaaacaatagaaattgcaaaataaataaatcaaagaaattttaattttagttactgcaaatatttttagagaattCGTATTTTCAAACCTTTTGCATAGAATGAGTAGTAAAACATGAAAACTTGTCAAcctaaatattttattgcataaaaaaaaacagttaaatattgACAACTAGATAAATcaacatttattcaaaaaatcaatataaaaaattacaaaaataataagaaaacttggtaaaaacattttttttcaatcaaattcctagatatttttctaaattctttaaAAGAATAATAATACAGTAATCATTTAtataggttttttttgtttaaaattaaattaaattataaatacaTTTCTCtccatttccagttgaaacgaagtttcaaaaactatacgtttgccaatattaataataaactttgaaattataattattgataaGCATTCGGTAATTTTTAAAAGACtatttgtttatgtttctaccgtgaatcaaaataatgagtgctttttttgatgttttttttaaggaatttgtGTCAAGTTTCTGTCATTAACGAAAAttggctttctaggcccagtgaaaaacatataatttaaccctaaaatgacgaacttctcgtcacagtgtcctgatgcaaacaatgaccGAGCTGTAACTGTCACAACCCTGCGAAGTATGTCGGCTGACTtatcgggcggtcagtaaaAAAACACAGCTAGAAGTCACCTGACAAAAAATTcatgctagaaagagataggagatctgatgcaaacaaacgtccagctgtcatgtaaacatactttgaatgtgttggtaaatttctgactagaaagccttatagaaGAAATGTCAATTATTTGAGtttcgggaaaagtcgggaatttggaAATGGGATTTAAGTGGTCACCCTGAATATTACTAGTTATCACATTCTTCCAACATGACCAGAACCATTCTTCCAATttctagaaatattttgaaagatcttccattgaaaaaaaaaaaaagtcttgacagttgtatttttttttgattatagacattttaccacttttgtgATAGTTGTAATTATTGTGAGATttcccacttttttcaaaaatgagcagctcttttttaaaaaaagtccgacttctaaaatattttataagtctctttttttaaacagtctATTAATTCTTGTGTGTTGTAATATTTGTGAGTCTTACCTT
Encoded here:
- the LOC6051046 gene encoding cytochrome P450 4c3: MLEMEFVKSSFVLSRAAKVFTYFSPLTVILVSAILGAMFVYNRRRSRLVKMIEKIPGPASMPIIGNSLHINVDHDEIFNRIISIRKLYGRQQGFSRAWNGPMPYVMISKAAAVEPILSSPKHIEKSHDYEFLKPWLGTGLLTSQGRKWHPRRKILTPAFHFKILDDFVDIFQEQSAVLVQRLERELGNREGFNCFPYVTLCALDIVCETAMGRLVNAQMNSDSEYVKAVYQIGGIVQNRQQKIWLQPDFIFKRTKDYRDHQRCLSILHEFSNRVIHERKEEIRKQKLSNNNSVEQAPAADGNNNAEEFGRKKRLAFLDLLIEASQDGTVLSHEDIREEVDTFMFEGHDTTSAAISWILLLLGAEPAIQDRIVEEIDQIMGGDRDRFPTMKELNDMKYLECCIKEGLRLYPSVPLIARKLVEDCVVQDYTIPAGTTAMIVVYQLHRDPAVFPNPDKFNPDHFAPENCRGRHPYAYIPFSAGPRNCIGQKFAVLEEKSIISAVLRKYRIEAVDRRENLTLLGELILRPKDGLRIKISRRV